A genomic segment from Candidatus Angelobacter sp. encodes:
- a CDS encoding KpsF/GutQ family sugar-phosphate isomerase, with amino-acid sequence MGHLKRAREVFDLELAGLKAVRAQLDKAFDRAVELIVATLRQRGKIVVVGVGKSGNVGQKIAATLTSTGSTSVVLNSVDALHGDVGVVNDGDLILALSYSGESDEMVNLMPALKRFAVKIICLTGATKSSVARFSDVTLNVCVPKEACPFNLAPTASTTAMLVMGDALAMAVLQARGFGKTDFAKYHPSGAIGRALLLRVGDIMRAGSRNAVARETLTVEQALLVMTKAKSGSVSVVNTRGRLVGVFTDGDLRRRLTAGHDVLAERLAKVMTRRPVCIRNDALAAEALKIFDARNIDDLIVVNARNEPVGLVDSQDLPKFKLM; translated from the coding sequence ATGGGTCATCTGAAACGCGCGCGCGAAGTCTTCGATCTCGAACTGGCGGGCCTTAAAGCCGTGCGCGCCCAGCTCGACAAGGCGTTCGACCGCGCGGTGGAACTGATTGTTGCCACGCTCCGGCAGCGCGGAAAAATCGTCGTCGTCGGCGTCGGAAAATCCGGAAACGTCGGGCAAAAGATCGCCGCCACGCTCACCAGCACGGGTTCGACAAGCGTCGTGCTCAACAGCGTGGACGCGCTGCACGGGGACGTGGGCGTCGTCAACGACGGCGATCTGATCCTCGCGCTCAGTTATTCCGGTGAGTCGGACGAAATGGTGAACCTGATGCCGGCGCTGAAACGGTTCGCGGTGAAAATCATTTGCCTGACCGGCGCGACCAAATCATCGGTCGCGCGCTTCAGCGACGTGACGTTGAACGTATGCGTGCCCAAGGAAGCCTGTCCGTTCAACCTCGCGCCCACCGCCAGCACCACGGCGATGCTGGTGATGGGGGACGCGCTGGCGATGGCCGTGCTCCAGGCGCGCGGCTTCGGAAAGACCGATTTCGCAAAGTATCATCCTTCGGGCGCGATTGGCCGCGCGTTGCTGCTGCGCGTCGGCGACATCATGCGCGCCGGTTCGCGCAATGCCGTCGCGCGGGAGACCCTGACCGTTGAACAGGCGCTGCTGGTGATGACGAAGGCGAAGTCGGGCAGCGTCAGTGTCGTGAATACGCGCGGCAGGCTGGTCGGCGTTTTCACCGATGGTGATCTGCGCCGCCGGCTGACCGCCGGGCACGATGTGCTCGCGGAAAGGCTGGCGAAAGTGATGACGCGACGGCCGGTCTGCATTCGCAACGACGCGCTGGCAGCGGAGGCGTTGAAGATTTTTGACGCGCGAAACATCGACGATTTGATCGTCGTCAACGCGCGGAACGAGCCGGTCGGTCTGGTGGATTCACAGGACCTGCCCAAGTTCAAGCTGATGTGA